Proteins from a genomic interval of Brachybacterium vulturis:
- a CDS encoding DeoR/GlpR family DNA-binding transcription regulator, translating into MIRVARLDAIEFMLHKQKVVSTHEIVDVLGVSGATARRDLDDLVAEGRVERVHGGARLPEHEDEADPAPGAVPDEDLSAEEPPEVDELFHEVLARNSAVKRALARAAAALVGDGETLFLDIGTTTYELASCLVGRQLTVVTNSLGVVDALSASQRGNLVVLGGEYNREYRCTQGRSVQQELRELHIDRAFLGCAGITDLGVVRDNDARQAVIKQAAAECSGETTVLADSSKIPGIGAYTALELASVDRLVIDRPLPTALARLCADASTEVLVP; encoded by the coding sequence GTGATCAGAGTTGCCCGCCTCGATGCGATCGAATTCATGCTGCACAAGCAGAAGGTCGTCTCCACCCACGAGATCGTCGACGTCCTCGGCGTGTCCGGGGCGACCGCCCGGCGGGACCTCGATGATCTGGTCGCCGAGGGGCGCGTCGAGCGCGTCCATGGAGGCGCGAGGCTTCCGGAGCACGAGGATGAGGCGGATCCCGCGCCCGGTGCCGTGCCGGACGAGGATCTGTCCGCCGAGGAACCCCCGGAGGTCGACGAACTGTTCCACGAAGTGCTGGCCAGGAACTCCGCTGTCAAGCGTGCTCTCGCCCGCGCGGCCGCCGCGCTGGTGGGGGATGGCGAGACCCTCTTCCTGGACATCGGCACCACCACCTACGAGCTGGCCAGCTGCCTCGTGGGTCGCCAGCTGACCGTGGTCACCAATTCTCTCGGCGTGGTGGACGCGCTGTCCGCCTCGCAACGCGGCAACCTCGTGGTCCTCGGCGGCGAGTACAACCGCGAATACCGCTGCACGCAGGGACGCAGCGTTCAGCAGGAGCTTCGCGAACTCCACATCGACCGCGCCTTCCTGGGCTGTGCCGGCATCACCGACCTCGGCGTCGTCCGCGACAATGATGCCCGACAGGCCGTCATCAAGCAGGCCGCCGCCGAGTGCAGCGGCGAGACCACGGTGCTCGCCGACTCCTCGAAGATCCCCGGGATCGGTGCGTACACCGCCCTCGAGCTGGCGTCCGTGGACCGGCTCGTCATCGACCGCCCCCTGCCGACGGCGCTCGCGCGCCTCTGCGCCGACGCCTCGACGGAGGTCCTCGTCCCATGA
- a CDS encoding carbohydrate kinase family protein, with the protein MHPSPTRTAARRLPAAPPSIDLLAVGQLFLDVLYGVLPAAPSPGQEVFTDRAALLPGGIANFAAAGSALGARTAIAARIGDGPISRITRTLLEGSGIDTTRLLVTPDWDLQITSALPYAGDRALVTGGSAPTIAAAAAPDPRGAASIALHLGPEEMPWLAASDARIWADVGWDASGAWDPGLLRHLEHCEGFLPNADEAMAYTRTDSPSAAAHRLAERVPIVVVTCGAEGALGIDARSGLEVAVGAPALGPVDPTGAGDTFGAALIVLRDRGLGFRDALEAACLAASARAAGLAGPGITPSPSQLAALARQHRLGCTEALEALAATSVPDA; encoded by the coding sequence ATGCACCCCTCACCGACCCGGACAGCGGCCAGGCGCCTCCCAGCCGCGCCGCCGAGCATCGACCTGCTCGCGGTGGGCCAGCTCTTCCTCGACGTGCTCTACGGGGTGCTCCCCGCGGCACCGAGCCCCGGCCAGGAGGTCTTCACCGACAGAGCAGCGCTCCTGCCCGGGGGCATAGCGAACTTCGCCGCGGCCGGCTCGGCGCTCGGGGCTCGCACCGCCATCGCCGCCCGAATCGGCGACGGCCCCATCAGCCGAATCACCCGCACGCTGCTCGAGGGCTCCGGCATCGACACCACGCGCCTCCTGGTCACCCCCGATTGGGACCTCCAGATCACCTCGGCCCTCCCCTATGCGGGCGATCGGGCCCTGGTCACCGGCGGGTCCGCTCCCACGATCGCAGCGGCCGCAGCCCCGGACCCACGCGGCGCCGCCTCCATCGCCCTGCATCTGGGGCCGGAGGAGATGCCCTGGCTCGCCGCCTCCGACGCCCGGATCTGGGCTGACGTCGGCTGGGATGCGAGCGGAGCCTGGGACCCCGGCCTGCTGCGTCACCTCGAGCACTGCGAGGGCTTCCTTCCCAATGCCGACGAGGCGATGGCCTACACCCGGACCGACTCCCCCTCGGCCGCCGCGCATCGTCTCGCCGAGAGGGTGCCGATCGTCGTCGTCACCTGCGGGGCCGAGGGCGCGCTCGGGATCGACGCCCGGTCGGGGCTCGAGGTCGCAGTGGGTGCGCCAGCACTCGGTCCTGTGGACCCCACCGGCGCCGGCGACACCTTCGGCGCCGCGCTGATCGTGCTCCGCGATCGGGGGCTGGGCTTCCGCGATGCCCTGGAGGCTGCGTGCCTTGCCGCCTCCGCCCGGGCCGCGGGGCTGGCCGGCCCGGGCATCACCCCGAGCCCGTCACAACTTGCGGCTCTCGCCCGGCAGCACCGGCTGGGATGCACCGAAGCCCTCGAGGCGCTCGCCGCAACGTCCGTACCCGACGCCTGA
- a CDS encoding ABC transporter substrate-binding protein, whose translation MIRTPLTRRTALGLGAATGSLALLSACSTSAGGEATGEGATLWYWPEGFADEIVEDIRTTFPDANFKQTIQGGDFKQKLQTTLQAGSGLPNLTGIKGEDIAHFAEVPDFFVDLNTLGAEEHKGDYVPWKWEQATTQDGRQLGIPIDIGPTALFYRFDIFEQHGLPSTPEDLAAAVREWESLFDLGKQLNAADPDTYIIRNLSAVFDIAWRQSGSAFIDQDGVFIGADEHIRKAWDLAIAAHDAGINAALESNTPDVAAAVAAGKLPVDFGASWHLADLIVDAPDTSGKWHVCEHPGDATNLGGSFLGIPAGSENHEQSFEIILRLLNAENLATEYTHSGNFPANTGAFGSPELSGEVEFLGGQVAAEVFSRAAEYVRPLYEDARDGIVNGPYYAELALVEASGKDPETAWKDAVSEAERLAEQNGVTVS comes from the coding sequence ATGATCCGCACCCCACTCACCCGCCGCACCGCCCTGGGCCTCGGCGCCGCCACCGGCTCGCTCGCCCTGCTCTCCGCCTGCTCGACCAGCGCCGGCGGGGAGGCCACCGGCGAGGGGGCCACGTTGTGGTACTGGCCCGAGGGCTTCGCGGACGAGATCGTCGAGGACATCCGCACCACCTTCCCCGACGCGAACTTCAAGCAGACCATCCAGGGCGGCGACTTCAAGCAGAAGCTCCAGACCACTTTGCAGGCGGGTTCCGGGCTGCCGAACCTCACCGGGATCAAGGGCGAGGACATCGCACACTTCGCCGAGGTCCCCGACTTCTTCGTCGACCTCAACACCCTGGGCGCCGAGGAGCACAAAGGCGACTACGTCCCCTGGAAGTGGGAGCAGGCGACCACCCAGGACGGTCGTCAGCTGGGCATCCCGATCGACATCGGACCGACCGCCCTGTTCTACCGCTTCGACATCTTCGAGCAGCACGGCCTCCCGTCCACCCCGGAGGATCTCGCTGCGGCCGTGCGCGAGTGGGAGTCGCTGTTCGATCTCGGCAAGCAGCTCAACGCCGCCGATCCCGACACCTACATCATCCGCAACCTCTCCGCGGTCTTCGACATCGCCTGGCGCCAGTCCGGTTCGGCCTTCATCGACCAGGACGGCGTCTTCATCGGCGCCGACGAGCACATCCGCAAGGCCTGGGACCTCGCGATCGCGGCTCACGACGCCGGGATCAACGCCGCACTCGAGTCGAACACCCCTGACGTCGCCGCGGCGGTCGCGGCCGGGAAGCTCCCCGTGGACTTCGGAGCCTCCTGGCACCTGGCCGACCTGATCGTCGACGCCCCCGACACCTCCGGCAAGTGGCACGTGTGCGAGCATCCCGGGGACGCCACCAACCTCGGCGGTTCGTTCCTCGGGATCCCCGCCGGCTCCGAGAACCACGAGCAGTCCTTCGAGATCATCCTGCGCCTGCTGAATGCCGAGAACCTCGCCACCGAGTACACCCACTCGGGGAACTTCCCCGCGAACACCGGGGCCTTCGGCTCGCCGGAGCTGAGCGGTGAGGTCGAGTTCCTGGGCGGCCAGGTGGCGGCGGAGGTCTTCTCGCGAGCCGCCGAGTACGTGCGACCCCTCTATGAGGACGCTCGGGATGGCATCGTCAACGGGCCCTACTACGCCGAGCTCGCCCTCGTCGAGGCCAGCGGCAAGGATCCGGAGACGGCCTGGAAGGATGCGGTCTCCGAGGCCGAGCGGCTGGCGGAGCAGAACGGCGTCACGGTCTCCTGA
- a CDS encoding carbohydrate ABC transporter permease: MSTSLTQKLTATDTPPAPGPRGRGQERRTDPDTIPLGPRRARPAYVALAPYFLLFATFSALPIGFTMFLAFTDWRGIGDWNMVGLTNFGYLLEDPLFWKALSNTLILWVMATVPCLTLATLVALGLNSAVRFSTVYRVAYLVPNITSLVAMGILFSSIFSSNFGIMNALLNSVGLESVRWLQSEWGIKVAISTLTAWSFVGYNAMIILAGLQSVEKQVYEAAQLDGAGPVRTFFTITLPMLRPIIMFITIMSTIGSLQSFTEAQVMTSSQGGGSASAGGVGNSGLTLVLYFYSVAFQENRYGYGATIAWGVMVIVILFTLINWFATRERSR, translated from the coding sequence ATGTCGACCTCGCTCACCCAGAAGCTCACCGCGACCGACACCCCGCCTGCGCCCGGTCCACGCGGGCGGGGGCAGGAGCGGCGCACGGACCCGGACACCATCCCTCTCGGTCCTCGCCGCGCCCGTCCCGCGTACGTGGCGCTGGCACCGTACTTCCTGCTCTTCGCCACATTCAGCGCACTTCCCATCGGTTTCACGATGTTCCTCGCCTTCACCGACTGGCGCGGGATCGGCGACTGGAACATGGTGGGCCTGACGAACTTCGGCTATCTGCTCGAGGACCCGCTGTTCTGGAAAGCACTGAGCAACACGCTCATCCTCTGGGTGATGGCGACGGTCCCGTGCCTCACACTCGCGACCCTGGTGGCGCTCGGGCTGAACTCCGCAGTGCGCTTCTCGACCGTCTACCGGGTCGCCTACCTGGTCCCGAACATCACCTCGCTGGTGGCGATGGGCATCCTGTTCAGCTCGATCTTCTCCTCGAACTTCGGCATCATGAACGCGCTGCTGAACTCCGTCGGACTGGAGTCCGTGCGATGGCTGCAGTCGGAATGGGGCATCAAGGTCGCGATCTCCACCCTCACGGCATGGAGTTTCGTGGGCTACAACGCGATGATCATCCTGGCCGGCCTGCAGTCGGTGGAGAAGCAGGTCTACGAGGCCGCTCAGCTCGACGGAGCGGGCCCGGTGCGGACCTTCTTCACCATCACCCTGCCCATGCTGCGGCCGATCATCATGTTCATCACGATCATGTCGACCATCGGTTCGCTGCAGAGCTTCACCGAGGCGCAGGTGATGACGTCCTCACAGGGCGGCGGATCCGCGAGCGCCGGTGGGGTCGGCAATTCCGGGCTGACGCTGGTGCTGTACTTCTACTCGGTAGCCTTCCAGGAGAACCGCTACGGGTACGGCGCGACCATCGCGTGGGGTGTGATGGTCATCGTCATCCTCTTCACGCTCATCAACTGGTTCGCCACGAGGGAGCGTTCTCGATGA
- a CDS encoding carbohydrate ABC transporter permease — MTTTTTPDVAHADGPVTEVTPSRPRRRRPPARRTAGRLLRHLLLSAGALVSFFPFYWMFVLSTHRSAAIYEFPPPLLPGNRFRENFEAVMSTINVWAAMANTFLVATTVTFFVLLIDSLAAFAFAKFSFPGKRILFLVVMLTFLLPSQLATIPQFVIMTELGWVGELKAVIVPSLAGAFGVFWLRQFFQNSVRVELVEAATIDGCGFFRQYLHVALPSARPALAFLGIFTFIGSWNDFMWPLIVLNDPSRLTLQVALSQLQTTHGTDYGMLMMSALIAVVPLIIVFFIGAKQFIDGITEGALK, encoded by the coding sequence ATGACCACCACGACCACTCCCGACGTCGCTCATGCCGACGGCCCCGTCACCGAGGTGACGCCTTCCCGACCGCGCCGACGCCGACCCCCTGCTCGTCGCACAGCCGGCCGCCTGCTGCGCCATCTGCTGCTGTCAGCCGGTGCGCTGGTCTCGTTCTTCCCGTTCTACTGGATGTTCGTGCTGTCCACGCACCGCTCGGCCGCCATCTACGAGTTCCCGCCACCGTTGCTGCCCGGCAACAGGTTCCGGGAGAACTTCGAAGCGGTGATGAGCACGATCAACGTGTGGGCCGCCATGGCGAACACGTTCCTGGTCGCGACCACGGTGACGTTCTTCGTCCTGCTCATCGACTCGCTCGCTGCCTTCGCGTTCGCAAAGTTCAGCTTCCCCGGCAAGCGGATCCTCTTCCTGGTGGTGATGCTGACCTTCCTGCTGCCCTCACAGCTGGCCACTATCCCGCAGTTCGTCATCATGACCGAGCTCGGATGGGTGGGTGAGCTCAAGGCCGTCATCGTGCCGTCCCTGGCGGGCGCCTTCGGGGTGTTCTGGTTGAGGCAGTTCTTCCAGAACTCGGTACGAGTCGAGCTGGTCGAGGCAGCCACGATCGATGGCTGCGGTTTCTTCCGCCAGTACCTGCACGTGGCACTGCCCTCAGCCCGCCCAGCGCTCGCGTTCCTGGGAATCTTCACCTTCATCGGCTCGTGGAACGACTTCATGTGGCCGCTGATCGTGCTGAACGACCCCAGTCGTCTGACGCTCCAGGTGGCGCTGTCCCAGCTGCAGACCACCCATGGCACGGACTACGGGATGCTGATGATGAGCGCCCTGATCGCAGTGGTCCCGCTGATCATCGTCTTCTTCATCGGTGCGAAGCAGTTCATCGACGGGATCACCGAAGGCGCGCTGAAGTAG